CAGGTCATCAAGGGTTGCAGTCATGACGAGGCGCATCATTTCGTGCGCCATGCCCCAGGCCGGTCGTCACAGGCGCTGGGCATGGCGCACGATATGGGGATCCCGCGCAAGCGGACCTACTGATCTGAGTCCACCTTGTCGTCCGACTCGTTGGGCCGCAGCAGCGGATAGTAATAAACGGACTTGGACATTTTCGTCTTCATATTGAACTTCAGCTTGTACTTCTGTTGCTTTTCGGGAAGGTTCCAGCTCATTACGTACCAGTCGCCGTCTTCGTAGACTTTGGGGTCGACCCCAAGTTTCTTGCTGATATTTTTGGCGATGAGATCCTTGTCAGCATGGGCGTCATCATTGTTTGGGATGGTGATGAACCTGGCATACAGTTTGTTGTCTATAAATCCGTATGCTATGGCGACATTGAGTTTAGTCTGCTGTTCAAGGAAGCACGGCCCAACATAGTTATAATAGGCTATGCCATCTTTCTCTTTATATTTGATGAAATGATTTTCTTGGTTGAACTCGCTCAAGTCCTTGCCGAATGGCAGATTGACGCAATCGAATTTCTCAGCACTGGCGATCCCGACCCAACACAGAAGCAAGGCCGTACACAACATGAACTTCTTCATGATCTTTCTCCAATGTTACATGGACGCGCTTTCCGGATCTCCCCTGACCCATTCCTGGATATATTATGTAACAGAAGGCGCTTTCGCAGTCAACGCAGCCCCCTGATGCGTCACATAAATACGGATCATATGCTATTAGATAATGATTATCATAATCATAAAATGTTCATTCTTTTCTTCCCAAGCAGCTCCGAAATGCGGCGTCTGAAGCCGCAACGTCACAGCAGCCGAAAGCGGTTCCTCCCCCGCGCATGGCAAAGGCGTTGTGGCGCCATGTCCATTTTGTTACCACGGCGAGGATGTCAAAGCCTACGAACCAGACGTATCAAGCGGCCCCGATCTTTTGTCCTGACCGGGAGGCCGATGCGCTGCGCATTCTGCGCCTTCTGGACGCGGACCCGGCGGCCACGGTCCTGTATTTTGGGGACGCCGTCGTGCGCCGGGACGAACTGGCCGCCCTGATCCGGAGCTTCGCCGCCCGTCTGGCGGAATGCGGCGTCCACCCGGGTGACCGCGTCGCCCTGCGCCTGCCCGACTCCCCGGCCTTCCTGCAAGCCTTTCTGGGGGCAGGTCTGGCCGGGGCCGTGCCCGTGCCCATCGCGCCGCAACTCCCCCTGGCGGAGCAGGCCGTGATCCTCGCCGACTGCGGCGCGCGCCTGCTGGTGGCGGCAACCGGAGAAGGGGCCGACGGACTGCCCGTCCCGGACGTTCTGCCCTGTCCCCTGGCCGGGCTGACGGGCCATGCGCCCCGGCGGAATGCGCCACGCCTCCCGGTCAATGCCGACCCGGCCCGACCAGCGTTTCTGCTCTACACCTCCGGCTCCACCGGCCGCCCCAAGGGCGTCATCCGCAGCCACGGCGACCTCTTCGTCGCCGCCGCCGCGTTCGGGGACCATCTGCTCGGCGCGGGCGACGGCCTGGCGCCTGCCGCCCATACCGTGCTGTGCGCCAGCAAACTGTCTTTTTCCTACGGATTGCAGGTGCAGATGGCCTGCGCCCTGGCCCGCGGGGCAGTCCTGGTCCTCAACCCCGGGCCGCCGGAACCGTCGCGCCTGCTGAAGCTTATCGGCCGCCATTCGGTCACGGCCTTT
Above is a genomic segment from Desulfolutivibrio sulfodismutans DSM 3696 containing:
- a CDS encoding class I adenylate-forming enzyme family protein — protein: MSKPTNQTYQAAPIFCPDREADALRILRLLDADPAATVLYFGDAVVRRDELAALIRSFAARLAECGVHPGDRVALRLPDSPAFLQAFLGAGLAGAVPVPIAPQLPLAEQAVILADCGARLLVAATGEGADGLPVPDVLPCPLAGLTGHAPRRNAPRLPVNADPARPAFLLYTSGSTGRPKGVIRSHGDLFVAAAAFGDHLLGAGDGLAPAAHTVLCASKLSFSYGLQVQMACALARGAVLVLNPGPPEPSRLLKLIGRHSVTAFFAVPAIYAQLLRETDDYAPLASLTICHASGEALPEAVFKAWKRHTGLSICEGLGATETFTTFLTTLPGHAVPGSLGRAVPGFSVALVDASGAPVAPGRPGRLKVYGPGLTPGYWNRPEETARAISPDGWLDTGDLCVEDEHGLRHTGRLGDSIKSGGEWISPLPVEDCLRTHPEVLDCAVTACRVMGLEYPMAHVVMRRTDVAEDDLAQTLREYVLARLPRHMCPVRVLFCDSLPRTVTGKIKRQALRETSPPVSEKPS